The DNA region TCCCCAGGACGAGCTTGCGGTTCGCGGGCGAGGTGTCCGAGAAGTTCTGGGGCGTCCAGACCTCCTCGCCGCCGATGAACAGCGGATGCTTCTGCCCGAACGCCTTCTGGACCTCCGCGACGGCCGCCTCGTACGCCGCGTGGAACTCGTCCGTCTTCCCCGCCTCGACCGCGTTCTGCCACGTACGTTCATTCCGGAAAACCATGAACCCTCACCCTCGGCGGTAGCGGAAGCCCGGGACGCGAAAATAAGGTTTCCGAATTTACCCGTCAGGCGATGTAGGAGTCCGTCGTCCCTTCGTAGCTGTCGTACTGCGCGATGGCACCGATGTGGGCCAACAGCTCGCGCGCCCACTCCCGCGAGTACGAGTTCGGCGGCAGGTCCGTCGTCGTCCCGAGCCAGTCGAAGATCTCCTTGAAGGCTTCCTTCTGCTCGTCTCGCGTGAGCCGTTGTCCGAGCCCGGAGACGGAGGTCTCGATCCGGTTCATCGCGAGGACGAACTCCTTCACCTGGGCCAGGAACTTGGCCTTTTCCTCTCGCGTCATGGGCGAACCCCGGGGCAACGAACCCGCCATCGGGGGATAAACGTTCCCTCAAAAACTTCATGGGGGACCGCGGGTCGTGACCCCGCGTGGCGGACTATGTGCGCGTCGCGAAGGCGTCCGAGATCCCGCCGGGCTCCGCCAAGGTCGTCGTCGTGCGGGGCCATCCCGTCGCCCTGTTCAACGTAGACGGCGTATTCTACGCGGTGTCGAACGTCTGCCTGCACCGGGGCGGACCCGTCGGGGAGGGGAGCCTCGACGGCCCGATCGTCACGTGCCCGATCCACGGCTGGGAGTACGACGTGCGCACGGGGAAGAACATCGCGAACCCCCAGGCCCGCCTCCGTTCGTTCGCGGTGACGCTCGACGGTGACGATGTCCTCGTGGCCCCGTGAGCCTCAAGGTTTAACCGCGTGCGGTCGGTTTGCCGCGCCACTTGGATTGGATTCTCCTCCTCCTCACGATCTTGGGCGCGCTGGGTGTGGTCGCGAACCTGGCGAGCCTGGGTCAGGGCTTCCGGCTGCGCCGCGGGGTGCGCATCGGCCTGCGCATGGCCTTCGGGGCGTACCTGCCGCGGGCCGTCGTCCTTCTCCCGGTACGCGGGACGGACGAAGGTTTCGACGAGAACGTGGACGCCCTTCTCTCCCAGGAGTACCCGGCGTACCGCTTGCTGGTCCTTGCGGACGATCCCGGGGATCCTGGGGCCCAGCGAGCCCTCGTGGCGGCGCGCAACAAGCCACGTGTGCCCGTGGAGTTGGTGCGCTCGGATCCTTCGGGCATGGGCGGCAAGGTGAACGCCCTGAGGACCGCCTTGGGCCACCTCGCCCAAGAGGACGAGGTGGTCGTCTTCGCCGACGCGGACATCCGTCCGGCTCGGGACTGGTTGCGTCAGCTCGTGCAGCCCCTGGCCGACGTGACCGTGGGCGCGTCGACGGGGTTCCGATGGTATGTGCCCGAACGGCCCGGCTTCTGGTCCCTGGTCCGCTCCGAGTGGAACGCGGTGAGCGCGAACGTGCTGTTCGACGACCGCCGGAACTACACGTGGGGTGGCTCCTCCGCGATTCGTCGCGAGAACCTGGCGCGCCTGCGCCTCGAGTCGCGCTGGAAGGAGGTGCTGAGCGACGACCTCATCGTCACGGAGGCGGTCCGTCAAGCGGGTCTCCGCATCGCATACGCCCCGGGGTCTCTCGTGCCCACCTTCGAGGACGCGGATCGGGCGACGTGCCTCGAGTGGTGCACGCGGCAGATGACCATGGCGACCCTGTACCTCCCGGTCGTGCGCCGCTACGCCGCAGCGTCGTTCGGGATC from Thermoplasmata archaeon includes:
- a CDS encoding Rieske 2Fe-2S domain-containing protein, with protein sequence MADYVRVAKASEIPPGSAKVVVVRGHPVALFNVDGVFYAVSNVCLHRGGPVGEGSLDGPIVTCPIHGWEYDVRTGKNIANPQARLRSFAVTLDGDDVLVAP
- a CDS encoding glycosyltransferase family 2 protein; translated protein: MDWILLLLTILGALGVVANLASLGQGFRLRRGVRIGLRMAFGAYLPRAVVLLPVRGTDEGFDENVDALLSQEYPAYRLLVLADDPGDPGAQRALVAARNKPRVPVELVRSDPSGMGGKVNALRTALGHLAQEDEVVVFADADIRPARDWLRQLVQPLADVTVGASTGFRWYVPERPGFWSLVRSEWNAVSANVLFDDRRNYTWGGSSAIRRENLARLRLESRWKEVLSDDLIVTEAVRQAGLRIAYAPGSLVPTFEDADRATCLEWCTRQMTMATLYLPVVRRYAAASFGIFDGTVLFGLACLIAAPFLGWAYLLPAALFLVTLPATVAKAALRRRAFFSAAPAVTASWRVSGIRVALASLAVPWVMLWGLARTRHPSVVRWRGRAYDVRDPRHVRLMEPATASSGSPGTSRVR